The genomic region TTCATCAAGGTAATCCCAAATGCCGCAACCGTATTGCGGGTCAAGAACCTTCTCCCCCTTCCGCGTTAATAGAACCATTTCTATCTGTTGATTTATATCTTCTAAAACCTCAGAAAACTCTACACCGAACAATTTCTCACCCATGATAATCTTGATTTTAGTATCAACTTTCCAGAGCTGCAACTGTTAAGCCACCCTAACTAATTTCTCAACTTTTTCTTTAAAATCAAGAAATAAATGAGAAAAATACCTTTAGAAATTTCTCAACTATTTCTTTACTCTCTGGTAAGTTTCTCATCTTTTTCTTGATTTTTCAGAACTAAAGAGAACCCCTTTCTTATCTTTTCTTTTACTCGCAGAAATCGGCAAAGGTTTAGAGTTTCTCGTTGATTACACGCATAAGAAAGATTTCTCATCTTTTTCTTTACCTAATATATTTTTAGAAAAACTTCCTAAGAAACTCAATGGATTCCCTCGCGAGCTATTGAGAATTTACTTTAATTTAGCAAGGATTTCAGACTATTTTTATAAAGAATTAAAAAAGTATTTTGGAAAGGAGAAAGCAAGGCAGATTATTTCCTACTATAAAGAGAATAGATCAAGAACACAACCTTAGAAGAGTGAAAAAAGAGGTAGAGAGAAAGAGGAAAGTTCAAAATTCAGAATTGACGGAGCTATTGAAGTTCGTAGAAAAGAAACTCTCTTTGGATGTAGAGAAGACTAAAAAGGACAAAGAAGAAATTAATGAACTTTTTAAAAAGTTGGGGAAATTTGAAAACATTGATGAAGACCCTATCTGTAACTTTCTAAAAGGAAGATTTCTAACTCTAAAGGGAGAGTTTGAGAAAGCATGCGAATGCTACTGGAAAGCAGTGAAGAACGGGAAAGGACAGATAGGCAAAAAAGTGGAACTTGCAATTAAGGAAGGACTTTTAGTTTCTACTCAGCTTAAAAAAAGGAAGGAAACAAAGGTATCGAATACTAAAGGATATTTTGAAAAGTTTTATAAAGAAGCAGTATTTCACAACCTTTTTGAAGGTGTTCCAAGCAATGTCATTTTGAATAAGTTTAGTAGGAAGTTTTCTTCTTACTTTAAAAATTCTTTTCCAAAGATGGAAAAAGAGACGGAAAAAAGTCTTTTAGAGCTTTTTAATTTGGAAGAAGAATTTAAACCTGACTACAGACATCCTAACAGGATTATAAAAAAGTTTTCTGAGCCTGTTAGTCAGCTTGCTTTATTTGCAGGTTTAGGTAAGCATAAAGTTGTAAAGAGACTCTTAGAAAAGGGAGCAGATCCAAACTGGATAAGAGAAACCGACAACTATACTCCGTTAATTGCAGCACTTAAAGGTCATACTGAGAACCGTGAAAAAGGCTTCTGGATAAAAGTTTTAAAAAAGGGAATAGAAATGCGCGGGAAGGATAATCTTAGTATATCTGAAGTGCTAATTCAGATATTGGAAAACAAAAATAAATTAACCAAAGATCACCTAAAGATTGCAAAGGAATTAATTCCAAAAATGTCAAAAAAGGCAATAAACGCGAAATTGAGAAAAGAGAAGGAAACTGCATTATCTCTTGCAATTGGAAAAGGATTGGTTGAAATAGTGAAGTTGCTTATAGACCATGAAGCAAATGTAGATGACAAAATTCACGATAATGAAATATCTCCTCTTGCGTATAGCATTCAAGTAATAGCATTTATAAAAGAGAAGAAGAGATTACTTGAACTTTTAGATAGCGAAGAGAACCTACTTTACTTTTTCCAAGAGAAAAGACTTAAGAGTTCTTTTACAAGAGGTTTAGATAGTTTAAATCTTCCTTTCATATTTGATTCTGAGAAGAATAAAATTTTTAGATTTATTATTCGGGTTTTACTTAAGTCGAAAAAAGTTCAAAAATTTTTAAAAGAGGTTTTAAAAGTAACTTTCGAAAATTCGGAACTTTACTTACACAATAATCTGGAAAATGCCTACGAAATATTTGATTTACTCTTAAAACGTACCCAAAATGTTGACCAACCAAGTAAATCAAGGACAACTCCACTGATATTAGCAGTATGGATAGGAGATGAAAAGCTGATAAAGAAATTGCTTGAAAAACGAGCAAATCCGAAACATAAAGATCAATACGGAAAGTCTGCTTACGATTATGCTTGTGAGAGTGGAAACAAGAAAATTATAAAGTTATTGGAAAATTATATGCCGTTATTATCTCATCCTTCTTCCAAGCTCTGAAGCTACCTCATCTAAGGTAATTCCTCTATTAACAAGTGCTACAAGCAAATGATACAAAAGGTCTGCAGTTTCGGATATTGCTCGCTCTTTGCTTTCGGACTTTAATGCCAGTATCGTTTCTACTGCTTCTTCTCCCACTTTTTGGAGTATTTTATTTTCCCCTTTCTTAAAAAGTTTAGCTGTGTAAGAGTTTTCTGGAAGATCTTTTTTTCTTTCTTCTATTGTTTTGTAAAGACTTTCTAGAACTTTTCCTATGTCCTGCATTTATCTCTCCTTGGCAAGTTTTCTGAAAAAGCAACTGTATTCTCCAGTATGGCAAGCTACTCCTTCTTGTTTGACTTCATAAAGGAGAGTATCTCCATCACAGTCCAAGTAAATGTTTACTACCTTTTGTAAGTTTCCAGAAGTTTCTCCTTTTTTCCAAAGTTTTTTTCTTGAACGGGAGTAGTAGTGGGCAAAACCGGTTTCAATAGTCCTTTCTAAAGCTTCTTTGTTGGCATAAGCAACCATTAAAACCGTTTTTGTATCTACATCTTGAACGACAACGGGGACAAGACCGCCCCCTTTATCAAAGTTTATCTCTTTTAAGAGCTCCTTATCTACAACCATTCTACGTCCCCATTTCCCAAGAGTTTAGATATTCAATCTGTTCGGGAGTAAGTTCATCTATTTCTATTCCCATAGCTTTTAGCTTGAGCTCTGCTACCTGTCTATCTATATGTCCCGGAACAACGTAAACGTTAGGTTCTAGACTTTTGCCATCTTTTACTAAATATTCACAGGAT from Desulfurobacteriaceae bacterium harbors:
- the hisE gene encoding phosphoribosyl-ATP diphosphatase is translated as MQDIGKVLESLYKTIEERKKDLPENSYTAKLFKKGENKILQKVGEEAVETILALKSESKERAISETADLLYHLLVALVNRGITLDEVASELGRRMR
- the hisI gene encoding phosphoribosyl-AMP cyclohydrolase, translated to MVVDKELLKEINFDKGGGLVPVVVQDVDTKTVLMVAYANKEALERTIETGFAHYYSRSRKKLWKKGETSGNLQKVVNIYLDCDGDTLLYEVKQEGVACHTGEYSCFFRKLAKER
- a CDS encoding ankyrin repeat domain-containing protein; this translates as MERRKQGRLFPTIKRIDQEHNLRRVKKEVERKRKVQNSELTELLKFVEKKLSLDVEKTKKDKEEINELFKKLGKFENIDEDPICNFLKGRFLTLKGEFEKACECYWKAVKNGKGQIGKKVELAIKEGLLVSTQLKKRKETKVSNTKGYFEKFYKEAVFHNLFEGVPSNVILNKFSRKFSSYFKNSFPKMEKETEKSLLELFNLEEEFKPDYRHPNRIIKKFSEPVSQLALFAGLGKHKVVKRLLEKGADPNWIRETDNYTPLIAALKGHTENREKGFWIKVLKKGIEMRGKDNLSISEVLIQILENKNKLTKDHLKIAKELIPKMSKKAINAKLRKEKETALSLAIGKGLVEIVKLLIDHEANVDDKIHDNEISPLAYSIQVIAFIKEKKRLLELLDSEENLLYFFQEKRLKSSFTRGLDSLNLPFIFDSEKNKIFRFIIRVLLKSKKVQKFLKEVLKVTFENSELYLHNNLENAYEIFDLLLKRTQNVDQPSKSRTTPLILAVWIGDEKLIKKLLEKRANPKHKDQYGKSAYDYACESGNKKIIKLLENYMPLLSHPSSKL